TCCACCTCTCCTGTTGTCTTCTGTcatgggtagggggtggggagtgtggagTGATGCATACTGTCACATTCCCCTGTGTTACCCCAACCAGCCTCTATCTGTCTTCTTGGCTGCCTTCTAGGTGGGTGCAGGTGCCATTGGCTGTGAGCTGCTCAAGAACTTCGCCATGATtgggctgggctgtggggagggTGGAGAAATTGTTGTCACAGACATGGACACTATTGAGAAGTCAAATCTGAACCGGCAGTTTCTTTTCCGGCCGTGGGACGTCACGGTGAGTGGAATGGGGAGAAGGGAGTGGGATTTtatcctctccctttcctcctgtcTTTTGTTTCCATTCTTTCTGGAAAGGAGGGAGGCCTCTCCATCTTTTTCCTTCAGCTCTTTCAGTTTCTCTGTGACACTCCTTTAGCAAACGTTTCTTGAGCATCCTTGCATTGAATCTAccactttttcatctttttttctttttgacctgTTATCAGTGCTGGTTGGGCCAGTGTGTTGGGGGGGTCCCCCAAACCACCCCCAAGTCTGATGATTGACTAGGAGGACTCACAGGACCCAGCTTATAGCCCTATTCACAGTTATGATTTCTTCTAGCAAAATTATGCAGAGCAAAATCAAAGGGAAAAGGCATCTGGGGGAGACCAGACACAAGCTTCCGAGACTCCTCTCCCAGTGGAGTCGCACAGGACACACTTAACTCCCCCAGTAGCGAGTTGTGACAACACGTGTGAAATGTTGCCAACCAGGGAAGCTCGTTAGAGACTCAGTACTCAGGGTTTGTACTATGGGCTGGTCACGTAGGCACCCTCCACTGGGCACATACCCAAATTCCAgcctcccagaaggaaagcaggagtTCAACAGAAACCACACTGCATAAGGAGTCTAGGTACAGTGAGCTGCCCTTAGCAGGTAAGGCCTGGTGAGAACCCTCTGGAAATCCAGGTTCCCAGATGCCGACCAAGGGCTGATCTTGCCAGTAGGCCTTCCCTAGGAGAATGTTTGTGTTAGGGTCACTCTTCTCTGCCAGATGGAGTCTAGGTCATTCAGGGGCTCGAGCTGGGAAGCCTTCCATGGGGGATAGTGCCCTGTTTGCCTGCCTGGGATCTGTTccgctttcttttttccttttttttttttttttttaagattttgtttattcatgagagacagagagaggcagagacacaggcagagggagaagcaggctccatgcagggaacctgacgtgggactctatcccgggtctccaggatcaggccctgggccaaagatggcactaaactgctgagccacccgggctgcctttttttttttttttttttaaagatgttctcCTTTCCATTCAGTGATGGCCTAGGCACCGCTTTCGGCACTTGGGATACAGCAAGGAAACACAGGTTCTAAGGAGGGAGGACAGACCACAAGCAAGCAATACAGTATAATAGATTTGTAGTTAATGTTGATGAGTGCTgtgcaaaggaaacaacaaaagcaaGGCAAGGGAAGTTGGGCCTGTCTGGAAGACAGGTTGGCAGTGGTTAGGAAAGGGCTCAGTCCTGCACACCTGGAAGGTAGAAGGGAGTAGAGACCCCTTTTCTGGGTTCAGAGCACCCTAGGCCAGGATCCTGTTGGCGGGGTGGGATGTAGGAGATGAGCTAGAGGAAGTGGGGGCTaactcattttctcctctgtggagggggaagccagaggagggttttgagcagaggagggacGTGACTGACCTAGGCTTTGGAAAGATCCTGTTTTGTTTGAGAGGATGGACCCCAGGCCTGGGTGCTGTTACTGGAAAGAACAATAGATGTTGGGTAGTCATAGAAACAGATGGTGGCCTCTTGCCTCTCGTCTACATTTGTTCATTGCTTCGCTTTCCACTGAGCCCCTGCCACTACTGTCACAGCCCTAGCCGTGTGGTACTGTCACAGACTGTCTCCTGCTAAATCAGGTAGCCTTCTGAACTCAGAGCCTGGTTCTTCCTAGGCATTAAGTAAACCCATTTTTAGGAGGATGGCCCTGTAGAGGTTTGTTGGGTGAATGCATGAATAACTGAGTTCTGTGTTTCCCTGTCCCACCCTTATCCCCCTTAGAAGTTAAAGTCTGACACAGCCGCTGCAGCTGTGCGCCAGATGAATCCGCACATCCGGGTGACAAGCCACCAGAACCGTGTGGGCCCTGACACAGAACGCATCTATGATGATGATTTCTTCCAAAACCTGGATGGTGTGGCCAATGCCCTTGACAACGTGGATGCCCGTGAGTTtggaggagggtgaggaggtAGGCGGGGGAggtggtgtgcatgtgtgccatCAGGGATGCCTGTCTTTCCATCTTCTGTTGACATTCCTGTCCTGACACAtgtgccccccccacacacacaccctatctCCCTTAGGCTTGTACATGGACCGCCGCTGTGTGTACTACCGTAAACCACTGCTGGAATCAGGTACACTGGGTACGAAGGGCAACGTGCAGGTGGTTATCCCTTTCCTGACAGAGTCCTACAGCTCCAGCCAGGACCCTCCTGAGAAGTCCATCCCCATCTGCACACTGAAGAACTTCCCCAATGCCATCGAACACACACTGCAGGTGATCCGCTTTgtggggggggaaggggcagggaggggagggagcaggcaCCTTCATGGCAACTAGGCCCCCTCCCCCTACGGTGTCACCAGCCAAAGCTCAAGATGTGCTTTCTCTCCAAACTTTCCTCCCTCACTTCCCATCCAACAGCCGGGTTTCTAGAGCGatttcattcatctttcattttgaaaagttgtcaacacagaaagacaaagagcGGTATGGTGAACACTCAGCGTTCGTCACCTAGATGTAATAGTTAATGTTTTGACACATTTTCTTCTTAGATTGCcatatctttccttctttgtgcTGAAGTGTCTCATAGGTATCACAGCACTTAACTCCTTAACATTCTAACAGGCATCTGTATGTTCTGCCTAACAGGGTCTCTTCGACCTCGGCATTGTTGACATTGGGGGCCAGGTATTTCCTTACCAGTGcagggtggatgggtgggtgggtggcatCTGCACTGTCCAGTGCTTAGTGGCATCCCTGGCTGCAGGAGGGTGCGGTTGCGACTACTCACAaggtctccagacattgtcagatatccccccactcccccactcctCCAGGGGGCAAAATTGCTCCCAGGTGAGGACCACTGCTATCTATCCCAAATCCTGCTTGCATGCTAAACAAAATTACTGGTGATTACCTCCTGCagttatttaggtctttaatgttTTAGTTCTTCTTCACGTGTCACCAGGTGATGCTCAGAATGGCTTCAACAGCTAGTTTCTCAGGATGATCCTGTGCACCTCTCACCAGGCTGAGTCTTGATAAAGTGAACGCCCCTATGTAACTGGTATACCAGGGCCATGAAGGAGAACCTAAGGGTGACCTGAGGATAATGATTGTGCTATCAGAATGACTGTAGTCTTCGAGAACAAACCATTCAGAGTGTTCAGTtaggagcaagggggaggggggtggcgaGATCCAAACAGGGCAAAACTGGCTTCCTCGGccaccttcccttctgcctctAGTTCCAGAGTGTGCACGTTCATATTTGTGCGCCCTCCATGGTCTCACTGAGCCATGTGTGACTTTGGATTCTACCTCATCGTGCCTGACTCCTCTGTGAAACGGGGCTGACAGCATTGTCAGTGTCATGGTTGCGAAGCACTTGGCATTTACTGTGTATTTGGTGCTGTTTAAGCGAATTTTTGAGTGGATACATCCTTGCTCATTTCTTTGCAAGCCCACCTCATGCAAGCCCATCTCATGATAGGTGTTACTGGTAACAATATCTATTTTAGGAAGGAAAGTGCGAAGGTAAGGGTTGCTGTGTGTTTCTAAAGTCCCAAAACTAGATACTAGGTAggagagctggggtttgaacctagatgtcctctcctcccagcccttcCACCAGTGAATGCGTTTACTGTCTTTAggaattttcagagtacaggaaTTCCTTAGGAATTTATAGAGTGTCTATCTGGTTTGCTGCTCAGCCCCAGGGCCTGTATGGCAATCATTTTTGATTTGCGTCtgatggtttttttcttttttaaaactggtaaaatatacatagctaaaagtttggtttttgttgtttttttttaatcgagACATATGGATCTCTAGTGAGGTACACAGATCCTTAATAATTTTATTCCGTGGCCCAAATCAAGTCCATTCGTTTTTCAATTGAGGCACTGGGGGTGTGGGGAAGGTTGGGGAGCAGGGGCGGAAGGTTTCTCTTTGCTCAGAGCAGCGGTGTTCTTCTAACTGGGTTTATTTACGGACGGTCTTTGTAATGACAAATAGCCAGTTGTCAGCTGTCACTCCATGCAGTCCATCTGCTCTGTCTTGCAGTGGGCTCGGGATGAGTTTGAAGGCCTCTTCAAGCAGCCAGCAGAAAACGTCAACCAGTACCTCACGTAAGTAACCAAACGCCCCTTCAGCCCACCCCTGCCTGCTAGCCAAGGCATCCCGTCTACTTTTCTTGCCAGTAACCCCCAGCACCAGGCACACTTTGCAAATGAATCAGTGAAGGCTCGGGCCTCATACCACTGGGGGTCAGGATTAGCTTTCCCTGGAGAAAGTGGGGTTGCCCTGGAGCCcactcctggggctgctgtgtaATCCTGCCCCTTTGACCCCTCCAATTCCTGATAGAGACCCCAAGTTTGTGGAGCGGACCCTGCGGCTGGCAGGCACCCAACCCCTGGAGATGCTGGAGGCTGTGCAGCGTAGCCTGCTGTTACAGCGGCCAGAGACCTGGGCTGACTGTGTGACTTGGGCGTACCACCACTGGCACACTCAGTACTCCAACAACATTCGGCAGCTGCTGCATAACTTCCCTCCCGACCAGGTAATGCCCACTTGCCAGGTCCATTTGGTGCAATGCATTTTCCCTGAAATAGGGACCTGCTCTGGGCTCTCCACATGCTCTGTCAAGCCAACTGTGGCAGGTACCCCCAGGGCATGGGGAATCTGAGAAGAATGATTAAGTTTGACCTGTTTTTCCCATTGCCTTGCCTTTGAGCAAGAAACttgcatttctatttcctttgccaGTGGCAGACTCTGAGCCCTACTCGACTCCCAGGCTGTATAGATTATGGGGAAGAAATTTTGTAGTCAAGAGAGTAGGAATCAgtatgggttcaaatcccagtagCATTTGCACTTGGGCAAAATCACATAACTTCCTCGGCACCTCAGTCTTGTCATGTGTGCAGGAGACCTAACAGTAATTTACCTCATGGGGGTTTTTGTCAGAATTTATTGGTACTTAACTAATAGTAAGTTGGTCTGGTGCGTGGTAGTCCATAAGAGTTTGTGAGATGGCTGTGTATCTTGCACAAAACAAAGTGCCCAGGAATTTGGCAGTTGTGTGCTCGGTGAGGTCCCTGATTAAGCCTGGCATCGGAACTTCCATCTATAGGACCCTACAGGTGAGGTCTTTCATGACTGACTCCAGCACCCTGTGTGTGCCCAGCCAGGGGTAGTGAGGGCACATCTGGGGCCAAGGCGAGGAGTTAGGCTTGTTAGAGAGGCCTCTGCTCTCAGGTCCTGCCCCTCAAAAATCTCTTTACTCCTTTAGCTCACGAGCTCAGGAGCTCCATTCTGGTCTGGGCCCAAACGCTGTCCACACCCGCTCACCTTTGATGTTAACAATGTAAGTCTCTTCCCTGTGAGTCTCTTAGGTCTGGTGGAGGGttggaagggggaaggaagggagggcaggagggagggaaggaggcctaCTCTTCAGGCAAGAGCCGATGTGCTTATTACCCTTCTGGGCCCTGCCTTCTCCCAGCCCCTGCATCTGGATTATGTGATGGCTGCTGCCAACCTCTTTGCCCAGACTTACGGGCTGATGGGGTCTCAGGACCGAGCTGCTGTGGCCACACTCCTACGGTCTGTGCAGGTCCCCGAGTTTACCCCCAAGTCTGGTGTCAAGATCCATATCTCTGACCAGGAGCTGCAGAGCGCCAATGCCTCAGTTGGTGAGGGTGTTTGGCCAGTCGGCCAGGAGTCACCACTTCACTTGTACCCTGCCCGGGCCAGGCTTCCCACCAGTTCTCCACCTCTGGCTCAGCTCTTGCCACCCCAGGCCTGAGGCTTCCCCACACCTTCCTTTGAACCTCTCTCCTTCTGAAGTGTGAAGAAGGTGGTCAGTTGGGGCAAGTTGTCTCTCtcacttcttccttctccctacTCTCTGGCCTTCTGTTTGTATTTGCCTTGGAAAGCAcaacttctgtttctgttttatgtttctcTGGGGGTATGATCTCCACCAGTGGTCTCTCTCCCTTGACATCTGGCCCCCGagttcctctgtgtgtgtcttcacCCTAATATCTTCCTCCATATCTTTTCTCAGcactccctccccatctccctctccacCATCTCCCTGCACCtccccatctctccatctctttcctcTAGCTCATGCTGTGAATCAGGTAAGAGGCCAAATAGTAACTCTCAGATTTTGCGGGCTATAGATTGTATGCAGCTAATCACCTGTCATGATtgaagcacaaaagcagccatgaACAACGTGTAAATGAACATGTGTGGCTGttttccagtaaaattttattgatacAACATAGGGCGGGTGGGCTGACCTTGGCTCAGGGCCTTCGTTCATTGCTgccgccctgccctcccccccccagccctgTAGATTTATCTTCTCTTCCGTACCTTTTCTTATCCATAGACTAGATACTGCACTCGCAGCTTGGGGATCCCCCTGCATTTACCTTTTATGCCCCCCATCTTCCTCTCCATAGATCTTCTCGCTTCTCTTGCTGTCTCCCCTatcatctctccatctcccttcccAAATCTCTGCCCTTTCATGTTCCTCTCTGTATGTTTCTTCCCATCTTTCCTTCCACATCTCCCTTCACTTCACTCCTgtattttctccacttttctcCTCATAgacatgtgcatatgtgcatgaaGCTGTGTAGCTGTACACGAGATTTATATAACGTAtgtaacatatatgtaaaatgtatataaatgataCATGTAAAGAGTGTGTGAAAAGTAGAACACCTACATGTCTCATGTCCCCATTCTCCCCTTTTTGATCTTCTTTCTCCCACACCATATCTTTCCTCTATCTCCATGTCTGTGTGTTCCCCCCAGTATCctctctgtatatttttttcatcccCTGTTCCTTCCCCCTCACTCATATTCTCCATGTctcctcatctctttttttttttttattttattttttttttttatttttttatttatttatgatagtcatacagagagagagaaacaggcagagacacaggcagagggagaagcaggctccatgcaccgggagcccgatgtgggactcgatcccgggtctccaggatcgcgccctgggccaaaggcaggcgccaaaccgctgcgccacccagggatccctcctcatctctttttatataacattctcCCTAAGATCTGCAGCTCTCCCATTCGGATTTATCCGTGTCCACTTCATCCTGATGTCTTCCTTAGTGTCTCTGGAGAGCTCTCTTTTGATATACCCAACCCCCTTTCTGTCTCCTTCAGGTTTGTTCTCTCTTGtcctgctctgcctctccctctggacCTCCTTTCTCTCCCAGGATAGGTTCCTTTTCAAGTCTTCTCTATGTGAACATCTTTTGCCCTTCctgatccccccaccccagggcccctgtTTCCACCTCAGACACTGGCCTGGATCTAAAGGGGCTGATGGTGACCCTTTCTTCCTGCAGATGACAGCCGTCTAGAGGAGCTCAAGGCCACACTGCCCAGTCCAGAAAAGCTCCCTGGATTCAAGATGTATCCCATCGACTTTGAGAAGGTGCTGggtgggggccctgggcaggcagggggatgggctaGACAGAACTGACCTTTGGGAATCTGATGGCAGCCCCAGGCCCTTATGGGAATTGGATCATGGGCCTGCTATATGGCCCTGAATGTATAGATGTTCCCAGCCATGCCTTTGTGATCTGAGAGCCTGGCAGGTAATTGCAGTGGAGGATACTTGTCCACAGAGGCCAGgaatcctcttcctcctctgacaCTGATCCTCTCTcgtcctctccccacccttccccttctccctcactCATTCATAAAAGGATGATGACAGCAATTTCCATATGGATTTCATCGTGGCTGCTTCCAACCTCCGAGCAGAGAACTATAACATTCCCCCTGCGGACCGGCATAAGGTGAGGGGAGTCTGGACCTGATTTCCCCCTCACCCCTGGCTTGAGTTCTCTACATTCCATTCATTCAATGTAGGCTCTGAGCCGCTTCCACCTTAACTACCGTGTTTCTTAATCCTTCCTGCCTCACAGAGCAAGCTGATTGCAGGAAAGATCATCCCTGCCATTGCCACAACCACAGCAGCTATAGTTGGCCTCGTGTGTCTGGAGCTATACAAAGTGGTGCAGGGACACCAGCAGCTTGAGTCTTACAAGAACAGTTTTATGAACTTGGCCCTGCCCTTCTTCAGCTTCTCTGAACCACTTGCCCCACCCCGTCACCAGGTAAGGGCCTGTATCAGGGCAGGTAGGTTTGTGAGCGGGGGGTTTCTTCTGTGGAGCTGGCTTTAGTTTGCTTGCATAGCCTGTCACCAGGTGAGGGTTTCTGTTAGCATGCACCTACTCCTTTTGTGCAcaccttattcatttatttccttgcccTGTTTTGCACTAAGCACTAAGCACTGGTGTGAATCTGCCTGTAGAAGCCCTCAAAAAAGATGGAATATTTTAATTGTACCCTAAGAGGttattaataacataataatagCTATCAACATTTACTGGGTGCTTATGGCAAGTACCTTTACTCACTTTATTCATTAACTtcaaatgtttgctgagcacctgtgTGCCAGATAGTCTTGTAGGTAGTAGGATTGTATTTGTGCAACAGATTATATAACATGATAAATGATTTTAGAACCTCCCAAGAAACAGCAGGGCAAGGAGGACTTGAGACTACCAGGTGgcagggggatgggatggggcCTTCAAATGTGGGATGGTCAAGAAAGGCCCTGCTGAAAAGATGACCTGTAAGCCCAGACTTGGGCTCCCTCCCTCcggagggagacagaccatgcaGGCTCCTGGGAGGAGAACATTCCCAGGCCACAGGGACCATTCTCTTCACGGGTCCCAAGGTAGGAGGATGCCTGGTGTGTTTGAGGAAGAATAAGTTGGTAGAGCTGGGGTTGGATGAGGGGGTAGGAGGTTAGGCCAGAACAGGCTCCCAGTGCCTAGGCTTGTCAGTCATTGGTCACTGAAAGGTTTCGGTTGCTAGCTCAAGTTGTGACAGAAGCCACGTTTTTGATGGAAGAGGCTTGCAGTCTGAGCACATTAGCCTGAGTGGGGGTGGGCAGTAGGGGTGAGGACAGGACTGACGGGGCTAGGCCCTGTGCTGGCCCCTATCCCATCAGCCCACTTCTTGCCCCACAGTACTATAACCAGGAGTGGACGTTGTGGGATCGCTTTGAGGTCCAGGGTCTGCAGCCTAACGGCGAGGAGATGACACTCAAACAGTTCCTTGACTACTTTAAGGTGAGACCCTTTCTCACTCTCACCCCTACCCACAGGCAGAGTGTGCTGGTGAGATTCACTAGGCTGCCCACCCCCGTGACACTGCTgtcccctttccccctcctccagaAAGAGCACAAATTAGAGATTACCATGCTGTCCCAAGGTATATCCATGCTGTACTCCTTTTTCATGCCAGCTACCAAACTCAGGGAACGGTTGGATCAGCCGTAAGTTGGGGGGCTTCTGCTCACAGCTGTTCCAGCCCAATTGGCTGCCCTTTGCTTCTGTCCCTGCCACCCAGCCCTCCCTCACTTTTTGCCTCCCTGACCCtttgttccccccacccctcaggaTGACAGAGATCGTAAGCCGTGTGTCGAAGCGAAAGCTGGGCCACCATGTACGGGCACTGGTCCTTGAGCTGTGCTGCAATGATGAGAGCGGTGAGGATGTCGAGGTTCCCTATGTACGATACACCATCCGCTGACCCTTGTCCACGCCCGTAGgctggccccagccctggctcctaccccaccccaccccccagcccagggctcccaTCAAGCCTCTGGCAGTGGTCCAGCTAGCCACGCCTGGTGTCCCCTCCTCAtctccctccctgcacccctcttGCCGCTGCTTTCTACCTTATTTGGAACCTGAATCctaataaagaattattaacctAGACCTGGCATTACCTGCTGGTtccagggaaggaagagactTCCCAGAGCTGTCCAGTTCAGGTGGTAGCCCAGAGGGCTCAaccccaccccagcagccagTTGCCTGGGCAAAGAAAATGGGAATTACCgcttcttcctcccaccctccgTGTTTGAGAAGAGTTGGATGGAGGCATAGGGTGGAGGTAGCTGGGTTCAAATTCCATCTTGTCCAGCTCTAGCTCCCAACTCCCCACCACCATGTTGATTTTGAGGGGTAGTGAAGAGTCATGTTTGAGCAAGCCCCGCAGCTTCTCTAACCTTGTCTTTAGTGAAGAAGAACGTTACTGCAACCCGTCGACCAGGGCTTGGTTAGTATGGCTTATGTCCTTGGGGGGCAGATCCCTTCCCATGTGGCTTAAAGCACTGAGACTCCAGACAAGTCTTAAAATCATGGTTCCCAGGACCAAGTGCCCAAGGTCAACTTCCCAGCTACAGGGGGCTCTAAACAACTGTTGGACTGAGGAAGATCATAACTGTTCAGACTTTGcagtttttatgaaaatatttggcTGAG
The window above is part of the Vulpes lagopus strain Blue_001 chromosome X, ASM1834538v1, whole genome shotgun sequence genome. Proteins encoded here:
- the UBA1 gene encoding ubiquitin-like modifier-activating enzyme 1, which translates into the protein MSSSPLSKKRRVSGPDPKPGSNCSPAHSVLSEVPSVPTNGMAKNGSEADIDEGLYSRQLYVLGHEAMKHLQTSSVLVSGLRGLGVEIAKNIILGGVKAVTLHDQGTAQWADLSSQFYLREEDIGKNRAEVSQPRLAELNSYVPVSAYTGPLVEDFLSGFQVVVLTNTPLEDQLRVGEFCHSRGIKLVVADTRGLFGQLFCDFGEEMILTDSTGEQPLSAMVSMVTKDSPGVVTCLDEARHGFESGDYVSFSEVQGMVELNGSQPMEIKVLGPYTFSICDTSNFSDYIRGGIVSQVKVPKKISFKSLLASLAEPDFVMTDFAKYSRPAQLHIGFQALHHFCAQHGRSPRPHNEEDATELVTLARAVNAQALPAVQQDSLDEDLIRKLSYVAAGDLAPINAFIGGLAAQEVMKVSTVGKGRTNSGPGLSLIPSLTVHLPQLTTDRFLLPTPQACSGKFMPIMQWLYFDALECLPEDKEALTEDKCLPRQNRYDGQVAVFGSDLQEKLGKQKYFLVGAGAIGCELLKNFAMIGLGCGEGGEIVVTDMDTIEKSNLNRQFLFRPWDVTKLKSDTAAAAVRQMNPHIRVTSHQNRVGPDTERIYDDDFFQNLDGVANALDNVDARLYMDRRCVYYRKPLLESGTLGTKGNVQVVIPFLTESYSSSQDPPEKSIPICTLKNFPNAIEHTLQWARDEFEGLFKQPAENVNQYLTDPKFVERTLRLAGTQPLEMLEAVQRSLLLQRPETWADCVTWAYHHWHTQYSNNIRQLLHNFPPDQLTSSGAPFWSGPKRCPHPLTFDVNNPLHLDYVMAAANLFAQTYGLMGSQDRAAVATLLRSVQVPEFTPKSGVKIHISDQELQSANASVDDSRLEELKATLPSPEKLPGFKMYPIDFEKDDDSNFHMDFIVAASNLRAENYNIPPADRHKSKLIAGKIIPAIATTTAAIVGLVCLELYKVVQGHQQLESYKNSFMNLALPFFSFSEPLAPPRHQYYNQEWTLWDRFEVQGLQPNGEEMTLKQFLDYFKKEHKLEITMLSQGISMLYSFFMPATKLRERLDQPMTEIVSRVSKRKLGHHVRALVLELCCNDESGEDVEVPYVRYTIR